ACATCTAATCAAAAAGGCATCACGACGGGCATGACAAAACCAcaacacaccaaatcaaaaatatggctaaatgaaaaaaaatgcccgagcatagcacgggcacaaaatctagtaaatataaaaaaaagagtaAAGAGAGATTGTGATCCGCATATTTCTTATCCGGCCAATAAAAACCAAACTTCTAATCCAATGGTTATAATACAAATATGAATCCCTCATACGGATCCTTACCCCATCCAACGCGCAAGAACATCATCTCTTTCTCAAAGCGGAAACAcaaaaaggaaaataaagaaacagAAAAGCACAATCCTAATACTTCTTATCCAGCCAATAGAAAACCAGTGTCTTTAATCTAACGGTTATTTACGAACAAAACTCATTCATACGGATCACCATTCTATCTAACGGTACAAACACCATTTCAGAAGTTTGACAAAGTCCAAATTAAATCTATAaataaccaccaccacccaccaccatcTCTCAcaaatcaaagaaagaaagaaaaaaatccagagagaaagaaatttcaatttcagagGAAAAAAAATGTCAGGAAGAGGAAAAGGAGGAAAGGGTTTGGGAAAGGGAGGAGCAAAGAGGCATAGAAAAGTTTTGAGAGATAACATCCAAGGTATTACCAAGCCAGCTATCAGAAGATTAGCAAGAAGAGGTGGAGTGAAACGTATCAGTGGATTGATTTATGAAGAGACTCGTGGTGTTCTTAAGATCTTTCTTGAGAATGTGATTCGTGATGCTGTTACTTACACTGAACATGCCAGGAGAAAGACTGTTACTGCTATGGATGTTGTTTATGCTTTGAAACGACAGGGGAGAACTCTTTATGGATTTGGAGGTTAGGGTTTGGTTTTCTTAAAATTggggttttttgtaaagttaatATTAGGGTTTGGGTAATTTCTCTTGGTTTAATTAGTTGACAATGAAGTAATTCGAAGCTGTTATGAGCTTTGTTTTGATTTGTAATGCTTTGGAAATGAATGGGAAATTTCAGTTTCTTGGTTActttttggtgaaattgattagATCTGATACTTTTCAATCTTGAGCTTATTGTCGCTGTTCTTTGTGATGCCCTAATTTCATATCTGCACTACAAATCTTCTCGCCCTTAGACTAGAGGCGGCATTTcttggtgaaattgatttgatttgcttgttttttttcttcaatttgagCTTACTGTTCCTGGTCTTTGTGATGCCCTAATTCTATATTATGATGCAAGGCAGCACGTGGAAGTGTCTGAATTGGACAAGTTCTTCAAGAGCTGAGGGTACTCATCTCTCTAAACATCACATTTTAGATAATCCCTAAAACCTGTACACTCCAGAGGTGAGAATCACTACATGGAATTACTTATAAATGCGAAACTTAATTGATACACATTACAACCACTGTGAACTGGAATTGTTTGAAGCTAGCTGCCTAGGTGTAGTAGCTCAGGTCATTTTGTGCAGTCACCACACCTTGCTCGTAAACCCATCTTAGACTAATCTGTACACACACAATATAAATTAGAAACTTAAGATTTGATTGTGTGACCCAAATATTATATAGATGAGATTTATGCGGAGAGTATTTCCAACCTGAGCAATAGATTTCCTCTGGCCAGTGCGATCTGGTTCAGCACCTCGATCCCATAACCGCATTGGATCCTCATCTGGTTCCTTTAGCTCCCAAAGTAGAGTATGCAGTAACCAAGATATTGTTGGCCTGACAATATTCTCTCAGTTTCTTTTGTTGCCATGTGGGGTTCATCTCCACCTTAATCATGGAAGTTGCCATCAAAATTGTATGAGAACTCATTTTTATCAAAATTCTAAAGTAACTAACTAATTTATGAACGGTCCTTACTTGATTTACGGCAGGAGGGATGCTTGCTGTGCTCATTAGCTCTTGAATCTTTTTGGAGGAGAAGTTGCTGACACCTATCGACTTGGTGAGGCCAAGCTTCTGACACTCTTCCATAGCTTTCCACACAGACTTGTAGTCCATTGGAAGTAAGTTGTCCTTATTCCCTAAATCTTTCACAGTCGTCCCTAGCTTCAAGCTTCCCAGTTGCCACGCGGTCGGTCTTACACTCTTACTTTTGCATTTTTACTTCTTGGACGAGGCAGCAGGATGGTTTTACCGGTATGGCACACCGCAGAATGCACAAGGTAACAATTTTTCATAGTTGGTGGCAAAAATCCCATCGAGGATGTGAATGCAGGATGCTTTCAGGACGAGGCAGCATGATTGTTGCCATGTTTTTCTTCTAGAAAAATTCATAAAGACGCGAGCAACTAAAATAGGGATTTGAACAACTGACCTCAAGGAAAACATCAGCCGTTTCAGTAAAATACAATGGTTCACATACAGgtactttttttttcattttactttatTTCACATTCATTTACATCAAACTTACTCTTTTATAGAGATAAaattttgagacatacaagtaagCAACTAAATTTATCGCGCTAAGTCCAGCTAGAAACCAATAAAAGTAATCCAGATGAGCTCGATTCAGGTTATCCTGGAACCAGCTACCTTGACTGCTTCCACTAGTTGATTTGTCAATGGCATAGATGAGAAAGCTACTAAGAAAGTCCCCTATGCCAAAAATGCTCAAGTATAGGGAAAGACCCATACTTCTCAACTTGTCTGGCACTTGATCATAAAAGAATTCTTGTAAGCCAACCATGGCAAAAACCTCAGCAATACCGAGTAGTACATATTGAGGAACCAACCACCCGAAACTGATAGGAATTATTTCATTCGGCTTGTCTATTAACCCGAAATCAACAGCAGTTTGAAGTCTCTTCTTCTCAACTACTGCGGCTAAAGCCATTGCCAGTGTAGATATAAACATACCAATACCAATTCTCTGAAGCATTGATATGCCACTTTGATTTCGGGTTAAAAGTCGTGTCAGAGGAACAAAAAGTCGGTCATATATTGGGATGAAAATAATGATTGATAAAGAATTGACTGTCAGAAGGGATGCTGGTGGTATTTGGAAGCCTTGTCCTATTCTTCTGTTCATGGTGCTTGCCTGCTTTGTGAAGAAAGTTGAGCTTTGAGCAGACACAACTGCATAAGTTAGGCATACGATCCATATAGGAACCAAACGCAGGACTACTTTTGCATCTTCAACCTGATCAACACTACAGGACATGCCATGTTTATTTGAACCAACTTGATCCGAATTTGGTAATTCGATCAATGCCTTATCCAAAAACCTGTAATATTAAAAAGGTTTTATTTAGAAAAGTCACAATTTCTTAATTCGCCAAGGATTTTTCTACTATGAGCCATTAGAAATACATAGTATGAAAATTTAAGAATTTCTTAGTGTCGCATGATATCACATGGTCTAGAGGCTCAAAGTAATCCTAGAATTCATGTGcaaaaagaaatgaaaacaacAGACCTAATATTGGAAGTGCTAAAGCAGGTATTTGTTTAACATTCATGAATGAAacaaaagaaatgaaaacaacAGACCTAATATGCAGTACCTGACTACACAAAACAAAACTTAAAATGGGGTTAAAACGTGAGATTCCATGATTTCAAGTGACAAAATTTTAAGCAAAACAACGAATACTACATAAAACTATGGTGAGAACTACATTGGGCACATATTTACTTAGGCAAGAAAAGGGCATCTTTCAACAGGTAAAGCATTCAGTAAAAACTATCACTTGGTCTTCTAAATAAAATTTACTTAAACATCATTTTACTTACTTGAATTGGTCAGCACCAACACGGAGTTGATTGTCCGGCATTTTGGTTCCCTCCTCTTCATTACTAGTTGAAGTAGCTCTCCAGTTCCTTGCAGATGCAATATATACTCTAGCTATTCTTAATATTGGATTTTCTTTGTTCTCATCTTTACTAAACCGGTAAGTTTTGGTTCCAAGTAAGAAAACAAAGAGCCCAAGAAGCATACAAATGCAAGGAATCGCAAAACCAAGAATCCAGCTTATGTTATCTTGAATGTAGGTCAAAACGACATGAGAAATGCTACTACCAACGCATAACCCAAAATACCACCAATTGAAGAATGAGCTTTTGCATGAGTTCTCCTCCGGGTTTCGCTCATCAAATTGATCAGCACCAAAAGCTTCTGCGCACGGCTTGAATCCAGCCTTGCCGATTGCAACTAGGTACAATGACAAAAAGAACAACAGGATTAAGAACGGAGCAGGAGAAGCAGAAGATGTTTCATTCACTTCATGGTATTCGGTGGGGCTCATAAGAGAAGTAAGAACCGCTGATAGAGTCAGAAATCCTAGTCCCTAAACAAATGATAAACATAATGTTAGCAGTAAATCATGACTCACAATTTATTCAAATTTGGCTAAGTTATTCTCATTTTTCTTCAATATTAGGATACCAGGTTATGTGGATATCAGAAATCCACAGGTTATAACTGTGGTCTAAAATCAGTATGGCCCTACAAACCACTGGCTCTTAAACATGCCTACATCTTGTAAAGCATAAGCGATAGGATTCCAGATCTCTGGAGTGTGCCATGCACAAGTAAAAGTGAAAGTGTAAAGGCGCAATTTACAGAATCCATGGCTACCGTAAAGCTTCAAGGAAAATTGAACAAACTTGAAATCCTTGTAAATTGAAAAGGAGATTGAAAACTTACCAGTACATAGATTACAGAAGAAAAGAAGATGGTTCGGTATCTTCCAAGATAAGAGTCTGCAACAAAGGCACCAAGAAGGGGAAGCATCCATACCATACCACACCAAGCGTTGACATTAGCTGCAGCTGCAGCAGTGGACTGACCTAAAGGACCAGTTAGGTAACTGATTAGATTTGAAGAAATTCCATAGTAAGCTATAGTTTCTCCAAATTCAGCTCCAATTATAAGAAAAGCTGATCTCCATCCACCAAAATTTGATCCAATACTGACTTTCTCTCCTCTGTAATCAGCAACACCTTCAATTGTGCCGGAATTAGTACTGATCAGAGGATTACTACTAGTGATCCCCAACAAAGGTTCATAGTACTCATCATTTCCGCCTTTTTCTTCTGCCATATCTGTTTCTGTTTCTTTCTATGAGAAATGGAATTTTGTGATTTTCAGATAGCGAATGATGAAATTCCTTTATAACCCAATAATCTAAACTAGATTTGTTTATGAATTGTTTAATTTCATAACCCCACCCCCACTTTCTCCAAGTATACAAGAAAACTAAGATATTTCTCAGATCAAAAAGAGTTTGacatttttattatcttttttccGTCTTTCTTGTCCAAACTCTTTGAGTGTAAGAATTTTTAGTTGTGAAGTTACAACCTACACAGTTTGGTGATATGATCCGGAAAAAGCGGGAATCCAGGTATAGCTACATGTGGTAGTGGCGTTAACTAACTGTCAACTGTGGACGACGAGTGTGGGATCCTTGTTGCCTttgtaagaaaaaataaaagggaagaagaaaaaggcAACAGTGACAAAAACATATGGGTGTGAACACAAAATATTCGCATGTAAAGGTAACGTATAACTCTTGAATCTACCTCTATACAGGAAATGGACGGCATAAATTAAGAGATTTAATCTGGCAATTTCGTTTGaccaaataaaattaacaactagAACTATATGTTTATCACCACACATAAGAAAGATCTCTTCTGTTGTTGTATAGCTACCAAAATTAAGATGTCACGCGAACACTACTCTGAGACTGAGTACATAATTTTCGATAAATATTTGGTTTTCGCACTCAGATCATCCGTACATAATTTTACACTAACACAGGGAGTGGGCTTACGACTGGGCACTTTATGCGCTGAtctgaaagaaagaaaagaactcttggaCAGGATCGCTAGGCATCTTTCTTGTAAGGGCTCACAGGTGACCATCCGTCCTTTAGGCTTCAAAATGTATCTGAGGATCTGAACTTGCCTGCAGCAATCTAAATTAATAAGAACAATTTGGCGTGAGGTTGTTACCCTTACTTTTCCTAAATTCTTCTTTTAACATAATTGTTAGTGTGAGATACTTAATCAAcagacttcaaaaaaaaaaaaaaatcatagtcAACGTTAACTGGCACTAGGGATGGCAATTTGCCCCACCCAGACCCATCCCTGTGGGGATCCGCCCCTATGGGTTAGGGTTTTACCCGTATAAATGGGAACGGGTACGGAGAACCCCCGAAAGTAGTGATGCGGGGATGGGGTGGGgacgggattcaaggtccccaccCCATACCATAACCTATTATATCTGAACGAGGAACTTTTTTGGAAGATAACGAAGAAGATCATGATGAGATGGTTAACATGGAGGAAGATGGTTAATAATGAAGAACTAAGAAGTAAAAGGAACCATAATACTTAATTGTGGATCAATTGTTTCCTTTATTTTTCAGTTTTAGTTGGTTATTATaaacttaaaattttaaaatacacTGCTTAGGTTATTATTATCGTTTGaaccattataattatttttaaattattattatttacaaaattttaaatatttattggAATGTTATAGTAACCCAAGGGAAACCCATCTCCTACGAGGATTCCCCATACCCGTCCCCGCCCCATTCTTATGGGGAACGGGTAGGGGATGAGTTTTGGTTTTTTGAACGGGGTAGGGGATGagattcaaggtccccgccccatacccgcccaatTGCCATCCCTAACTGGCACAAAGTACTACTGATATTAATCAGTCATTAAACATAGAGCATATAGGCCTTGCAAATTGAGAAGATGTGTACCATCAATCCAAATGCGGTGGTCCCCTTTTACCAGTTCAGTAGATCTAAGAGCAGTTCCAATGgcaatgaacaaaaataaaaatttgttccGCCAAGTGGATGAACAAACTGCATTCTCCACTATGGGAAACAAGTCAGAATGAACAAATCTGATATTTTAGGGTTCCACTATTAATTTTATTAacataaactaataagagttggaTCCCACTAatcattttatttatataaactaataagagtttggTCCCACAgattatttaactaataaaataaataatactccctccgtttcacaaagatagtccgctttgactttctcagaatattaaggagaccatactattttacttgactacccttagttatttacctattttattttaataaaaatgctagtaataaagactatccaaaattgttgtgagaattataaaattttttttaaaagatatcgaatttatgaagtataaactttataaggaatttaatttttagagttaaatctatattttcttaaaaggaatgaatgatatatttgtttcctcaattatgctaatttctttaatatttttgattggatcacgttaaaaatggatttatgattataaagaattcaagggtatattagagagttcattgaaaaagtatgactataaacagaagctggacacaattttgaaattgacgaaaaaggaatagaggacggtctttcagaaacagagggagtaaaaAATAAACCATAATTATAATAATCAGGTTTTGGAGAGAGAATATGTGAGGGGCGACATCCATTCTATCTCCAACGACATCCATTCTATCTCCGCGTCATGATGGCTGTCGCCCGAGTTGTTGGTAATGGCGCGCGTCCGTCAACAGACGCGTCTCTGATGGTGCGActcgatgttcaaatgaacagatctgttcatttgaacatccattttcttggtttgttcatcccatagCGGGATCAAAATGAATAAACTCTaagtttgttcatcccataggaattgctctaACGGTAAGATTGTTTGTTCAGTATAGTTTTAGTAATAACCCCTTcggatatttttattttgttaaccCCTTCCAATATAGATTTAAGTTCTTATTTTTTTTGTGCGGAAATGATTCCCGTAGCCAACCATCAAGTGCCTACTGTGAAGGTAGGGGTTCGAACCTTGTGATTTCCAGAAATAACTCTTAATAAGGAGTTAAGGATATATCCCAAGACCGCCCTTCcaaaccatcaaaaaaaaaagaatcccgTTCTGAGAGTTTCTCCTAAAAACTCTCCCGCAACCACTACAAAACAAGTAGCTTCTAGGGACGGTTgttttgaaaaaaccgtccctaaagaaggatatttggaacggtgatggcctgaccgtccctaatagtcataaaatatttaaatcaaggctaaaatatgtccgtcccaaaaagaaaacatggccaaatagtattagtgacggtggaacaggggacggtacataaaccgtccctaatacctcttgggacggttttttgtcctcttgggacgttttttggccgtcccaagaggccttctgttttgtagtgaaCACACACTAGTGGGACCAAAAACCCACCCCTATAATTCTCTGGTGTGGGAGTTTTTCCCGAAACTCTCCCACAACACACACACTAGTGGGACCCAAAACCCACCCCTATAATCCTCTGATGTGGGCCCCAGGGGCTGTGTGTATCGGGAGGAGAATTCTCGGAAAGAAAATTCGATGGGTGTATCATCTCCCTTTTTTGTGGTTACTTAAGTAAGCCTTTTCTTTCCATAATCTATACGGTCGCATGGATAATGCAGTGTACTATTTGATGGAGGATGACAGttttgtaggatcaaaatctcgcaacaataatgcctcagcgaaattatcaacaacacaacacaacagcgtcgcagaacaatttcagaaatgacataataaacgacgtcagctaaaatcatgagaaaaatgtgatggttctgcgaaaataagagagttcgcgagattaacatttgtaaggttgcgagaatgtcgcaagccatatccgaaaataaaggatagattagctgtcatccactatgtacttccctataaatagtcgtcaGTTATaaaggaaggagagagatctttttatgagtgagaagcaagtaaataggagagagaaaatctagagcaggggttattcttgattcctttatcttttcttgtgagattgttcaaagattcatcaataaaattaagattgttaatctaaaatgaattgaatgttaatgaaatcttgtgagggttgtagtgtaggatttcctgcaactacataatggcgctagaaacagggactgatgattgaagattgaaaattgttctagaaaaaagttgaagattaatattgagatttgtgaagatttggagtgattgattaagaattttacataatttcttgcaattcattaatattgaaaaaatggctagaagaagaaatacatcaaaaCAACCAACTattattagaagaagcaagaaaattgctggaagggaaagaagtgaaatgggagaatctactagaatgagaaataatagagaaaatcaaattcaaccaccaattcaacaaaaactagtacaaggaaggaatacatattatgatagggtgagtatacacacttggcaatcaaattcagcagaagaaatagaagaagagcagcaaaccagaaaccatagacaggtagagagaaatcaagaagcagatgaaggaataattcatggagatgaggaaattggagcgttagaaacgttgagacgaagaatacatgaagaaagaagagctgaggcagaagaacgtgcgaatttaacaaggcaaaatcacgaattgaggatggaaaatatgaggctacagagtagaagatcgagaagtattacgaaatcatattcaagatcgactagaagagagatgaggcgaaactcaacCACAATTAATGCCGGAAATaacattcaagaagaaatatcaaatcctgatgaagaacatcgcgaaaatagagaaaggactgatgatcgttacgttccacaaaatgaaacttttgatgataggaagaatgatagaaatcaagagaatggacaacgttaGGGAAAAagtaatcaagatggcgaagggaatcgagaggaaggaaggagaattttaaatgagagagaagctcaaagaaatcaacaaacaatcgaagaagaaattgaaagacattatgttgaacaagcacgtttaatttgcgaacgtgaaagattgagagcggaaatggaagaacaagagcttcaggaaacaattcgccagaacaatcacgacaaccgagaaag
This DNA window, taken from Papaver somniferum cultivar HN1 chromosome 3, ASM357369v1, whole genome shotgun sequence, encodes the following:
- the LOC113356067 gene encoding histone H4, whose product is MSGRGKGGKGLGKGGAKRHRKVLRDNIQGITKPAIRRLARRGGVKRISGLIYEETRGVLKIFLENVIRDAVTYTEHARRKTVTAMDVVYALKRQGRTLYGFGG
- the LOC113356068 gene encoding protein NRT1/ PTR FAMILY 5.10-like — its product is MAEEKGGNDEYYEPLLGITSSNPLISTNSGTIEGVADYRGEKVSIGSNFGGWRSAFLIIGAEFGETIAYYGISSNLISYLTGPLGQSTAAAAANVNAWCGMVWMLPLLGAFVADSYLGRYRTIFFSSVIYVLGLGFLTLSAVLTSLMSPTEYHEVNETSSASPAPFLILLFFLSLYLVAIGKAGFKPCAEAFGADQFDERNPEENSCKSSFFNWWYFGLCVGSSISHVVLTYIQDNISWILGFAIPCICMLLGLFVFLLGTKTYRFSKDENKENPILRIARVYIASARNWRATSTSNEEEGTKMPDNQLRVGADQFKFLDKALIELPNSDQVGSNKHGMSCSVDQVEDAKVVLRLVPIWIVCLTYAVVSAQSSTFFTKQASTMNRRIGQGFQIPPASLLTVNSLSIIIFIPIYDRLFVPLTRLLTRNQSGISMLQRIGIGMFISTLAMALAAVVEKKRLQTAVDFGLIDKPNEIIPISFGWLVPQYVLLGIAEVFAMVGLQEFFYDQVPDKLRSMGLSLYLSIFGIGDFLSSFLIYAIDKSTSGSSQGSWFQDNLNRAHLDYFYWFLAGLSAINLVAYLYVSKFYLYKRVSLM